AGGGTCGGGCCATTATCGAGGCGCAATTCGACGTAGCACGCCGCTTGCGCGTTGGCGCCCGAGCCGATCGAGTGCTCATGGTAATCCATCAATTTGATGTCCAGGCCCAGCGCATTGACGAAGGCGTCGATGGGGCCGTTGCCGCCGCCTTGCAGGGCCAATGGCGTCTGGCGGTGCGACAGGCTGATGTCGATCTGCACGGATTCGTCGCTGCTGGTGTCTTCCACCATGCGGTGCGCGGCGTAGGCGTACGGCGCCGTCTGCTGCAGGTATTCCTTCTGGAAGATGTCATGGATATCGTGCGCGGCGATTTCGCGGCCCGTGGCGTCGGCCACGGCTTGCACAGCGCGCGAGAATTCGATCTGCAGGCGGCGCGGCAAGACCAGGCCGTATTCCTGTTCCAGCAAATACGCCATGCCGCCCTTGCCAGACTGGCTGTTGACGCGGATCACGGCGTCGTAGCTGCGGCCCAGGTCGGCCGGGTCGATCGGCAAGTACGGCACTTCCCAGATGCTGTCCGGTTGTTGCTTGGCGAAACCCTTCTTGATGGCATCCTGGTGCGAACCGGAAAACGCGGTAAACACCAGGTCGCCCGCATACGGGTGGCGCGGGTGGACGGGCAACTGGTTGCACTCTTCCACGCACTTGCGCACGGTATCGATGTCGGAGAAATCGAGGCCCGGGTGCACGCCTTGTGTGTACAAATTCATCGCCAACGTCACCAGGTCGACGTTGCCGGTGCGCTCGCCATTGCCGAACAAACAGCCTTCCACGCGGTCGGCGCCCGCCATCACGGCCAGCTCGGCCGACGCGACGGCCGTGCCGCGGTCGTTATGCGGGTGCACGCTGATGATGATGGA
Above is a genomic segment from Janthinobacterium sp. 64 containing:
- the leuA gene encoding 2-isopropylmalate synthase; translated protein: MMLQNPASKYRAFPPVKLTDRQWPNQIISKPPIWMSTDLRDGNQSLIEPMSAEKKLRFFDMLIAIGLKEIEVGFPSASQTDFDFVRKLVDEGRIPDDVTIIVLTQSREELIRRTVESVVGAKRAIVHLYNSVAPVFRKVVFGMSREEITNIATTGTTLVKQLVAQHPQTEWGFEYTPESFSTTELDFSKHICDAVSAIWKPTPANKMIINLPSTVECSTPNVYADQIEWMSRKLARRDSIIISVHPHNDRGTAVASAELAVMAGADRVEGCLFGNGERTGNVDLVTLAMNLYTQGVHPGLDFSDIDTVRKCVEECNQLPVHPRHPYAGDLVFTAFSGSHQDAIKKGFAKQQPDSIWEVPYLPIDPADLGRSYDAVIRVNSQSGKGGMAYLLEQEYGLVLPRRLQIEFSRAVQAVADATGREIAAHDIHDIFQKEYLQQTAPYAYAAHRMVEDTSSDESVQIDISLSHRQTPLALQGGGNGPIDAFVNALGLDIKLMDYHEHSIGSGANAQAACYVELRLDNGPTLFGAAIDSNIVTASFKAVLSAVNRRIGQTEAEKTTAADVAASTA